TTACCAAGATTGAGTGCTAATATAAATAATTTAGATAACTACGACACTATAATATTATGTTACCCTAATTGGTGGGGCACTATCCCTCAGGCGGTAAAACAATTATTATTAACTCATAATTTCAGCGGTAAGAAAATTGCTCCTTTATGTACTCATGGAGGCGGAGGAGTTGGAAGAAGCATAAACGATATAAAAAATTTATGCCCTAATTCTACTATATTAGATAGCTTGAGTATATCAGGAAGAAGAGTAAATAGTTCAGAAGATAGTATTAGAGAGTGGCTAAGAAACATTAATTAAAACATTATAAGAATTTAATTATAGGAGAATTTAAAAAATGAAAAAAGATGTTCTTGTTTTAATAGGTGCGGGTTCTATTGGAATTGCTATAGCAAGAAGAGTAGGAATTGGAAAGCATATTGTGCTTGCCGATTTCAATATAGAAAATGCTAAAAGAGAATCACAAATATTATACAATGCAGGGTTTGAAACTTCTGTATTTGAAACGGATATTTCTTCAAGAGAATCAATTTTAAAACTTATAG
This is a stretch of genomic DNA from Brachyspira sp. SAP_772. It encodes these proteins:
- a CDS encoding flavodoxin, with the translated sequence MMKIIKTMLMSLLISSTLLVGGLNAQSSKTLIVYFSWGGNTRTAANMVKNITQADMFEIKTAESYPTSYNDTVNQARKELNDNFLPRLSANINNLDNYDTIILCYPNWWGTIPQAVKQLLLTHNFSGKKIAPLCTHGGGGVGRSINDIKNLCPNSTILDSLSISGRRVNSSEDSIREWLRNIN